The window GTCTCGATACTCGAGAGGGAGCTGGGCGATCTCCACGTCGAGATCGTTCACGACGACCGGTACCTCCAGATCGACCCGGTTCCCGGCACTCCACCCCGCGTGACCGCCCAGACGCAGAAGGGGCGCCGCTTCACCTCCGACGTTCTCCTCTACTGCGTCGGGCGCGACGGGAACACGAGGGAGCTCGGCCTCGACACGATCGGCCTCGTCCCCGACAAGTACGGTCTCCTGTCGGTGAACGACGACCTCCAGACCGCGCACCCGCACATCTACGCCGTCGGCGACGTCATCGGCTACCCGGCCCTGGCCTCGACCTCGATGGAGCAGGGGCGCCGGGCGATGCGGCACGCGTTCGGCCTGACGGGCCCGTCGGCGAGCACGCAGAACGTCCCCTTCGCCATCTACTCGATCCCCGAGGTGAGCTACGTCGGCGAGACCGAGGAGATGCTCAAGGGAAAAGGGATCGACTACGTCGTCGGCCGGGGCCACTACGGCATGAACCCCCGGGGCCAGATCATCGGCGACACCGACGGGCTCCTGAAGCTCGTCTTCGACGCGACGACCGCACGCCTCATCGGCGTCCACATCGTCGGGCACTCGGCGAGCGAGCTCGTCCACATCGGCCAGGCCTACATGAAGATGCAGGCGACCGCCCTCGAGATCGCCGAGTCGCTCTACAACTACCCGACGCTCTCGGACATGTACCGTCACGCCGCGCTCACCGCCGTCTCCGAGCTCGCGAAGAGGCGTGCGAGCGACGGAGGCTGATCTCGTCTATCCTGCCGGACGGCATTCGGGGAGGCTCCCTTCCCGCTTCCCTTTCTCGAGGAGGACGGCATGCCGGCCATCGAACAGCTCCTGGCCACGGTCAGCGACTTCATCTGGGGCTGGCCCCTCATCGTCCTGCTCTTCGGGACGCACCTGTTCCTGACGTTCCGTCTCGGCTTCCCCCAGCGGCACATCTGGACCGCCATCAAGCTCTCCCTGAGCCGGGAGAAGGAGGGGGCCGGCGACGTCAGCCAGTTCGTGGCGCTGACGACCGCCCTCGCCGCGACGATCGGGACCGGGAACATCGTCGGCGTCGCGACCGCGATCGCCGCAGGCGGCCCCGGCGCGGTCCTCTGGATGTGGCTCACGGGCGTCTTCGGGATCGCGACGAAGTACTCGGAGGCTCTCCTGTCGGTCCGATTCCGGGTGACCATGCCCGACGGCTCGATGGCCGGCGGACCAATGTACGTCCTCGAGCGGGGAATGAAGGCGAAGTGGCTCGGGATGATCTTCGCGGCGCTGACGGCCGTCGCGGCGTTCGGCATCGGCAACACGGTCCAGGCGAACTCCATCGCCACCCTCGCGCATGAGACGTTCGGCATCTCCCCCTGGGTCAGCGGAGTCCTTCTCACGGCACTGACCGCCATCGTCATCCTCGGCGGCATCCGGTCTATCGCACGGGTCTGCGAGCTCCTCATTCCGTTCATGGCGGCCTTCTACGTCCTCGGGTGCGCCATTCTCCTGGCCATGCACTGGGAGACGCTTCCCGCCTCGTTCCGCCTGATCCTCTCCAGCGCTTTCAGCGGCCAGGCCGCCATCGGCGGATTCCTCGGGGCCGGGATGAAGGAGGCGATCCGGTTCGGCGTTGCGCGCGGGCTCTTCTCGAACGAGTCGGGACTCGGCAGCGCACCGATCGTCGCCGCCGCGGCCATGACGAAGAACCCCGTGCGCCAGGCGCTCGTCTCCTCCACGGGCACGTTCTGGGACACAGTGGTCGTCTGCGCCATGACCGGCCTCGTCATCGTCAACTCGGGCGACTGGCACGAGGGGCTCCGGGGAGCGGCACTGACGAAGACCGCGTTCAGCCACATCCCGCACGTCGGACCGATCGTCCTGACCATCGGTCTTCTCACGTTCGTCTTCTCGACGATTCTCGGCTGGTCGTACTACGGGGAGAAGGCCGCCGAGTACCTCCTCGGATCGAAAGTCATCCTTCCGTATCGGGTCCTCTGGGTCGCCGCCGTCATGGTCGGTTCCGTCGCGACTCTCCCGGCCGTCTGGTCCTTCGCCGACATCGCCAACGGCATGATGGCGAGCCCGAACCTCATCTCGCTCCTCGTCCTCAACGGAGTGCTCGTGTCCGAGACGAGGAAGTACCTCGCGCCGGGGATGCTGAACGAGGCCTCGCCTGGGGAGTGAGCCGGCGGAGCTCGGCCCCGGGTCGCGTCAGCTCCGGGATCGCGAGCCGCGCCGGCCGGGAAGCCCGTCGGGCCGGCTCGGGGGGCAACGACGCCGGGCCTTCGACGAGAGAGCTGCGAGGGGGAGGCCGAGCCCGAAGACGAGGGCGCTCGCGACGACGGGCGCGAGACAGGACGCCCCCGTGGTCGGTTGAGAGGGCGTTGCGCGAGGGGTCGCCCGGGACGAAGTGCACCACGTGGCTGCTGGCGACATTCTCGTCCCGGAGGCGGGCCGCAAGGGCTTCCGCCGCCGCTTCGCTCTCCATCCCGAGCCGCCCGAATCGCCAGGAGGAACCGAGCCGTAGCTCCGTCTCCCCTTCGACCTTGAAGAGGTACTGCACGTCGGGGTAGGGCGGATCACCGCGGACATCAGGAGCTCCGGTGAGGAAAGCGTCGACCGTACCGAGGCGGGGCTTCACGACCACGTGATGCCAGAGCACTGGAAGGAAGTGGACGAGGAGTACGACGACGGCGAGCCCGGCGAGAGCGGCGGAGGCGTTGCGCAGGTTCGCCAGGCCCCGGGCGATCTTCTCGGGAGGGAGGGGATTCTCTCGGGCCCACCGGAGAGTGTCCCGGGCGAGGGAAAAAGCGACGACGACGGAAAGCGTACCGACCGCGACGGCGGGAATCACGTA is drawn from Holophagales bacterium and contains these coding sequences:
- a CDS encoding DUF3592 domain-containing protein encodes the protein MAPTIGARALRVYAALAFLSVAGVCALVCWAFPRQDRLASARDGRLRSVDGEIRSTEIQTWKMRRPRRRIEWEVSVRYTFEVGGREYSGQHLDFSHTSAKFSAEADAARFQSRYPERKRVTVWYDSADPWDSALDPAWVPVTPYVIPAVAVGTLSVVVAFSLARDTLRWARENPLPPEKIARGLANLRNASAALAGLAVVVLLVHFLPVLWHHVVVKPRLGTVDAFLTGAPDVRGDPPYPDVQYLFKVEGETELRLGSSWRFGRLGMESEAAAEALAARLRDENVASSHVVHFVPGDPSRNALSTDHGGVLSRARRRERPRLRARPPPRSSLVEGPASLPPEPARRASRPARLAIPELTRPGAELRRLTPQARPRSASPARGTSSSRTRALR
- a CDS encoding sodium:alanine symporter family protein, which gives rise to MPAIEQLLATVSDFIWGWPLIVLLFGTHLFLTFRLGFPQRHIWTAIKLSLSREKEGAGDVSQFVALTTALAATIGTGNIVGVATAIAAGGPGAVLWMWLTGVFGIATKYSEALLSVRFRVTMPDGSMAGGPMYVLERGMKAKWLGMIFAALTAVAAFGIGNTVQANSIATLAHETFGISPWVSGVLLTALTAIVILGGIRSIARVCELLIPFMAAFYVLGCAILLAMHWETLPASFRLILSSAFSGQAAIGGFLGAGMKEAIRFGVARGLFSNESGLGSAPIVAAAAMTKNPVRQALVSSTGTFWDTVVVCAMTGLVIVNSGDWHEGLRGAALTKTAFSHIPHVGPIVLTIGLLTFVFSTILGWSYYGEKAAEYLLGSKVILPYRVLWVAAVMVGSVATLPAVWSFADIANGMMASPNLISLLVLNGVLVSETRKYLAPGMLNEASPGE
- the sthA gene encoding Si-specific NAD(P)(+) transhydrogenase, which gives rise to MTPAPTSSDFDVVVLGGGPGGERAAIQAAKAHKRVALVERAAEVGGTRVNWGTIPSKTLRESALFFHGMTRHRLHGFQAEVTDDVTVADFMYRERLVVQRELELINASLGRYRIEVFRGHGRFLDPHTVAVEGKDGRRKGTLRGDVFVIATGSSPNRPADVPFDAESVFDSNTILKLPRMPKTMTVLGAGVIGVEYASIFAALGVYVTLVDTRDRLLPYLDREIVSILERELGDLHVEIVHDDRYLQIDPVPGTPPRVTAQTQKGRRFTSDVLLYCVGRDGNTRELGLDTIGLVPDKYGLLSVNDDLQTAHPHIYAVGDVIGYPALASTSMEQGRRAMRHAFGLTGPSASTQNVPFAIYSIPEVSYVGETEEMLKGKGIDYVVGRGHYGMNPRGQIIGDTDGLLKLVFDATTARLIGVHIVGHSASELVHIGQAYMKMQATALEIAESLYNYPTLSDMYRHAALTAVSELAKRRASDGG